In Posidoniimonas polymericola, the genomic window CCCCAACCGGCGCATCCGGCGCCCGCGACTGGAATGGCTTCGCGAAAATCCAAACCAATATTGCAACAGCGGTTGCCCAGAAGCCGATCGCCCTTTATTATTCAGGACTACCACCAATGACGCGGGGTGGAGCAGCCAGGTAGCTCGCGAGGCTCATAACCTCGAGGTCGTCGGTTCGAATCCGGCCCCCGCCATTTTTTCTAAGTCCTGCTGAATAAACGCTTTAGGATACCGGCCGGACGCCTGGCCGAGCGGCTTGCTAGGGCCCAAAAGAGGTAACCAAAAGGGGTAACACCCTGAGGACTACCTCTTTTGGCTCCCAACAGCATCATCAGCCGCCATGCCAAAACTCCTCAAGCGTCCCCCCAAGTACCGGCTGCACAAGAGCACCGGTCAGGCCGTGGTCTCTGTCCACGGCAAGGTCATCCAGCTAGGCCCCTTCGGCTCGCCGCGTAGCCACGAGCGCTACCAGCAAGAGGTCGAACGGTGGCGAGACGGCCTCTTCCAGCAGCACCCCGATCGGGCGGAGGTCGAGCCCGAGCCGATCGAGATCAGCATCAAGGAGCTGCAGGCCCGCCGGCGTCGCGGGCTCCCGGTGACGATCAACGAGATCGCTCTGCTCTACGAAGACTACGCCCACGGGTACTACGTCAAGCACGGCAAGGTGACCCGCGAAGGCGAGCAGGTCAGCGAGATGCTGCGGCTCCTGCTCCGCTACCACGGGGAGGACGAGCTGGAAGAATTCGGCCCCGTGCGGCTCAAGGAGCTGCGGGAGCGGATGATCACCGAGTTCAACTGGTCGCGGAAGTACATCAACGAGAACGTCAACCGCATCCGCCGGCTGTTCGCCTGGGCGTGCGAGAACGAGCTCGCCTCTCCCCTCGTCCACCAGGGCCTGCAAACGGTCGCCGGTCTTAAGAAGGGCCGCAGCGGTGCCCGCGAGACGAAGAAGGTGACCGTCATCGACGACTCGATCGTCGACGCGACCCTCAAGCACGCCCCCGAGATCGTCGCCGACATGGTGCGGTTCCAACGCCTGACCGGGACCCGCCCCGGTGAAGTCTGCACCCTGCGGCCCTTCGATATCGACCAGTCGGAAGAGGTCTGGGTCTACGAGCCGGCCGCACACAAGACCGAGCATCACGATAAGAACCGGCTGGTGATGATCGGCCCGAAGGCTCAAGCGATCCTCAAGCCGTACCTCGACCGCGAAGCAGACGCCTACTGCTTTGTGCCCGCCGAAACCACCTGGATCGCGAAGCACCGCCGAGGAGCGGAAGGCGCCGCCGCCGACTTCCAGGAAGTTCTTGATCGGGCCCACCGGGTCGCGGTGAAGCGGGGCCCCCTCACGCCCTACGACGCCGGCAGCTACCGCCTGGCGGTCAATCGGGCTGCGGAGAAGGCCGAAGTTGCGAAGTGGTCGCCCAACCGGCTGCGGCACACGGCGGCGACCGAGGTGCGGAAGCGGTTCGGGCTGGAGGCAGCCCAGGTGGTCTGTGGGCACCAGAGTGCCGATGTTACACAGGTCTATGCGGAGCGTGACGCATCCCTGGCTAAACAAGTGGCGAAGACTCTCGGGTGAAACGGACGCCAGTAGGCGAAAAGCAGTGCGTCTGCATCTGGCGCCCAAGATTCTTACGAACAGCTACTCCACTCGATTCGACAAGCCTGAAAATTCTGAGGGAGTGCGAGGCGCGGACTACGACTTCGAGAAAAGTCAGGCCAGCCGCAACACTACGAGAAACCTATGCCGACCCTGCTTGACGAACGCATTCGAAGTGATCCGAATAACCCGCTCACAACACAGCCTCCTTTCTATGCGGATCAACTGTCGCTTACAATGACGCCCGACTTTGTAGGTGCAGGCTAGGCCGTCTCGCACGTCACATAAGTTTTGCCGGAGACACATCAAGTGATC contains:
- a CDS encoding tyrosine-type recombinase/integrase, which produces MPKLLKRPPKYRLHKSTGQAVVSVHGKVIQLGPFGSPRSHERYQQEVERWRDGLFQQHPDRAEVEPEPIEISIKELQARRRRGLPVTINEIALLYEDYAHGYYVKHGKVTREGEQVSEMLRLLLRYHGEDELEEFGPVRLKELRERMITEFNWSRKYINENVNRIRRLFAWACENELASPLVHQGLQTVAGLKKGRSGARETKKVTVIDDSIVDATLKHAPEIVADMVRFQRLTGTRPGEVCTLRPFDIDQSEEVWVYEPAAHKTEHHDKNRLVMIGPKAQAILKPYLDREADAYCFVPAETTWIAKHRRGAEGAAADFQEVLDRAHRVAVKRGPLTPYDAGSYRLAVNRAAEKAEVAKWSPNRLRHTAATEVRKRFGLEAAQVVCGHQSADVTQVYAERDASLAKQVAKTLG